From Arachis stenosperma cultivar V10309 chromosome 2, arast.V10309.gnm1.PFL2, whole genome shotgun sequence, one genomic window encodes:
- the LOC130963077 gene encoding putative disease resistance protein At3g14460, which yields MAAKLEGRAFLSSFVDAVLNKLSSSKSTPAEQKLLRRLRASLRAARPVLEDAEQKQIKDQEVKKWLVDLQDALYMADDLLDELSTKASSQSNPGNSSSWSRYVDSILEEGADDIRVSNSMQDIVDTLESVVEEKDDLGLKEEVTKELEDMSWRIQSSLIESSDIYGRDKDKEAIIDLLLDGACDSKLSVISVEGIGGIGKTTLAQLAYNDAKVEEKFDIRVWVCVATKFDSVKATKATIEEITSCSCNMVSFNSLQTELKDRLIGKTFFVVLDDIWDNQQTLWDNFLKPFLFGNKGSKILLTTRNENVDSMVSPTNLHYKLDILSDEDCWSMFLKHSSLSTNSRQYATLEKIGRKIVKKCKGLPLTVKTLGGLLRSKYHEEDWKNVLESEIWELSEDDSKIVPALRVSYHYLPSHLKRCFLYCSLFPEDYLFDKDELILLWMAEDLLQPIGKSTLEKIGCAYFNELVARSFFQPSNTNGSLFVMHDLIHDLATAFAGEFYFCAKNHGNAPEISIRTRHLSYIAKPWHPISKLPEVGNGATHMRSFLSICLFVDYPLTRIECDSGHFLLHLRFLRVLSFKCFTLKSLSDSIGELIHLHYLDLSFTLVVTLPESLCKLYNLQTLKLRNCIKLKMLPSSMHDLVNLRHLDIEGASCLKEMPKGFSKLKNLNFLNHYIVGKHEENGIRELGTLDSLQGSLCIAKLENINNSSEALEAKMGNKKHINILTFKWLPGSDIVDFQTSRDILDKLQPHGDLNELSIEGYRGETFPDWLSLGCFSYGNMTKLSLSRCKNCRQLPSLGQLPSLKHLEISELDGLERIGCEFYKNNKSFHQETPFKSLESLTFESLSSWREWLFSDEFDAFPQLKKLSIRECSVLTGDLPNHLLALEPLSIVECEQLACSLPRVPRLHQLDVKSVYHIRMEEPLHWVVIEGTQLVNSILEWLADNQSTHLQCLVIRKCSSDISLSGDYLFTSLQELKIWDCPKLTFLEQLQHKSLTEINLYKCGSITSLPLAAIPNLRTLTIDACKNIECVVVPMDVEDTLPCLRYLEIKYCPSFVSLSTLVLAAPHLESLTISNCPEIDSFPEGGLPPSLTTLWIKNCQKLARYITSNGLQCQGLACLILYSWDDVKSFPREGCLPASLRSLYLGEFLTLETLDCGGLQHLTSLKELTIEYCLKLENITQEKLPSSITELHIKDSPLRRKLYQMNDPRIQYEN from the coding sequence ATGGCTGCAAAACTTGAAGGTAGAGCTTTTCTCTCTTCCTTTGTTGATGCTGTTTTGAACAAGCTGTCTTCTAGCAAGTCAACCCCAGCTGAGCAGAAGTTGCTTCGGAGGCTGAGGGCAAGTCTACGTGCCGCTCGACCTGTGCTTGAGGATGCTGAGCAGAAGCAGATCAAAGATCAAGAAGTCAAGAAGTGGCTTGTTGACCTCCAAGATGCTCTATATATGGCTGATGACTTGCTAGATGAGCTCTCCACTAAAGCTTCCTCTCAAAGCAATCCAGGTAACTCTTCTTCCTGGTCTCGATATGTTGATTCAATTTTGGAAGAGGGTGCTGATGATATTCGGGTATCAAATAGCATGCAAGACATTGTTGATACACTAGAGTCTGTTGTTGAAGAGAAAGATGATCTTGGTCTAAAAGAGGAGGTTACCAAAGAGCTAGAGGACATGTCGTGGAGAATTCAATCTTCTCTAATTGAAAGTTCTGATATATATGGCAGGGACAAAGACAAGGAGGCCATAATTGACTTGTTGTTAGACGGTGCTTGTGATAGTAAATTGTCTGTGATTTCTGTAGAAGGCATAGGTGGAATTGGAAAAACTACTTTGGCTCAATTGGCTTACAATGATGCCAAAGTGGAGGAGAAATTTGATATTAGAGTATGGGTGTGTGTTGCTACCAAATTTGATTCTGTTAAAGCCACAAAGGCTACAATAGAGGAAATAACTTCTTGTTCTTGTAACATGGTTAGCTTCAACTCGCTTCAAACTGAATTGAAGGATAGGTTGATCGGAAAGACATTCTTTGTTGTTTTAGATGATATTTGGGACAATCAACAAACTTTGTGGGACAATTTCCTAAAGCCTTTTCTGTTTGGGAATAAAGGAAGTAAAATTCTTTTAACGACTCGCAATGAAAATGTTGATTCTATGGTTTCACCTACTAATCTACATTACAAACTAGATATATTGTCCGACGAAGATTGTTGGTCAATGTTCTTGAAACATTCGTCACTTTCTACTAATTCTAGACAATATGCAACTCTAGAAAAAATTGGTAGGAAAATTGTCAAGAAGTGTAAGGGGTTACCTTTGACTGTGAAGACACTTGGGGGTTTATTACGCAGTAAGTATCATGAAGAGGATTGGAAGAATGTATTGGAAAGTGAAATTTGGGAACTTTCAGAAGATGACAGCAAAATTGTTCCTGCATTAAGAGTTAGTTATCACTATCTCCCGTCACATTTAAAGCGGTGTTTTTTGTATTGTTCATTGTTTCCAGAAGATTATCTTTTTGACAAAGACGAATTAATTTTGCTATGGATGGCTGAAGACCTTTTACAACCAATAGGAAAAAGCACATTAGAAAAAATTGGTTGTGCATATTTTAATGAATTAGTTGCAAGATCATTTTTCCAACCTTCTAATACTAATGGTAGCTTATTTGTAATGCACGATCTCATACATGATCTAGCAACAGCTTTTGCTGGAGAATTCTATTTCTGTGCCAAAAACCATGGCAATGCACCCGAGATCAGCATCAGAACTCGTCACTTGTCATATATTGCAAAACCTTGGCATCCAATCTCAAAACTTCCAGAAGTTGGCAATGGAGCAACACATATGAGATCATTTCTATCTATTTGCTTGTTTGTGGATTATCCATTAACAAGGATAGAATGCGATTCTGGGCATTTTCTGCTACATTTGAGGTTTTTAAGAGTGTTGTCATTTAAATGTTTTACTCTTAAATCATTGTCTGATTCAATAGGTGAATTGATCCATCTGCATTATTTGGATCTCTCTTTTACACTTGTTGTAACTTTGCCGGAATCATTGTGTAAATTATACAATCTACAAACGTTGAAGTTGAGGAATTGTATTAAGCTAAAGATGCTTCCTAGCAGCATGCATGATCTTGTTAACTTGCGCCACCTTGACATTGAAGGAGCTTCTTGTTTGAAAGAGATGCCGAAAGGATTCAGCAAATTAAAAAATCTGAACTTCCTAAATCATTATATTGTTGGCAAGCATGAAGAGAATGGGATCAGAGAGTTGGGAACACTAGACAGCCTTCAAGGGTCGCTTTGCATTGCTAAGTTAGAGAATATCAACAACAGTTCTGAAGCATTGGAGGCAAAGATGGGTAATAAGAAGCACATCAACATTTTAACATTTAAATGGCTTCCAGGGAGTGATATTGTTGATTTTCAAACTTCAAGAGATATACTCGACAAATTACAACCTCATGGAGACTTGAATGAGCTATCAATCGAGGGTTATAGAGGTGAAACATTTCCAGATTGGTTAAGCCTTGGCTGTTTTTCTTATGGAAATATGACTAAACTGAGTCTGAGTCGTTGTAAAAATTGTCGTCAGCTTCCTTCATTGGGACAACTACCCTCTCTGAAGCATCTGGAGATTTCTGAATTAGATGGATTGGAAAGAATTGGTTGTGAGTTTTACAAGAATAACAAATCATTTCATCAAGAGACACCCTTCAAATCTCTTGAAAGTTTGACATTTGAGAGTTTGTCTAGTTGGCGGGAGTGGCTTTTTTCTGATGAGTTTGATGCTTTTCCTCAGCTTAAAAAACTTTCAATAAGGGAGTGTTCTGTGTTAACCGGAGATCTGCCTAATCACCTTCTAGCTCTGGAACCACTTTCCATTGTTGAATGTGAACAGCTTGCATGTTCACTGCCCAGAGTCCCCAGGCTTCATCAATTAGATGTAAAGAGTGTGTATCATATCAGAATGGAGGAGCCGCTGCATTGGGTAGTAATTGAAGGAACCCAGCTAGTGAACTCCATATTGGAGTGGCTTGCCGACAACCAATCAACTCATCTGCAATGCCTAGTCATCAGGAAGTGTTCTTCAGACATATCACTCTCAGGGGATTATTTGTTCACTTCATTACAAGAACTGAAAATCTGGGATTGTCCAAAATTAACATTCTTAGAGCAACTACAACACAAGTCACTAACGGAGATAAATTTATACAAATGTGGTTCAATCACGTCGTTACCACTGGCGGCCATTCCAAATCTGAGGACACTCACAATCGATGCATGTAAAAACATTGAATGTGTTGTGGTGCCAATGGATGTTGAAGATACTCTTCCATGTCTCCGTTATTTAGAAATCAAATACTGTCCCAGTTTTGTATCCTTGTCAACTCTAGTCTTGGCTGCGCCTCACCTAGAGTCTCTGACTATAAGCAATTGCCCTGAAATTGATTCTTTTCCGGAGGGAGGCCTTCCGCCAAGCTTGACAACTCTTTGGATTAAAAACTGCCAGAAGCTAGCAAGGTACATAACATCAAACGGTTTGCAATGTCAGGGCCTTGCTTGTCTTATCCTTTATTCATGGGATGATGTTAAGTCCTTCCCAAGAGAGGGTTGCCTTCCTGCTTCGCTTCGGTCTCTATATCTGGGGGAGTTTCTGACTCTGGAGACGCTAGACTGTGGGGGACTTCAACACCTCACCTCCCTCAAAGAATTAACTATTGAATACTGTTTGAAGCTGGAGAATATCACACAAGAAAAGCTGCCTTCCTCTATAACAGAACTCCACATCAAAGACAGTCCTTTGAGGCGTAAGCTGTACCAGATGAACGATCCACGAATTCaatatgaaaattga